The following proteins are co-located in the Gigantopelta aegis isolate Gae_Host chromosome 5, Gae_host_genome, whole genome shotgun sequence genome:
- the LOC121373282 gene encoding lymphotoxin-alpha-like: MFPISKSVAIFLMVTNVMLFSVVVYKTSQLYTKPHSTIFSNSEICHKATCIPGETCCDVTATNKTVNGSFYCCYHDYGERVRSIMLKQLDQNYERDIRNDYHLQRVRKVAAVVNEDKTQQKPAAHLQMDPDAQYDKDKPISALRWKSNGKRSFVKDGLTVVEEGIRVEKEGNYFIYSNVVFYGNQTKELDVPKLYHLVYKRVPTTPRSTVQQLSSNPQSTCKIRRGKPAFATSYIGAVYHLEAGATVMVKTSSVERLVKQPQSTYFGIYMI, encoded by the exons ATGTTTCCAATTAGTAAGTCTGTGGCTATTTTCCTGATGGTTACAAATGTGATGCTGTTCTCTGTCGTGGTGTATAAAACATCACAGCTGTACACGAAACCGCACTCTACCATCTTCAGTAACTCGGAGATCTGTCACAAGGCCACGTGTATACCAGGAGAGACGTGCTGTGACGTCACTGCAACCAACAAAACCGTCAATGGTTCTTTCTATTGTTGTTACCATGACTACGGGGAACGTGTTCGTAGTATTATGCTAAAG caaCTGGATCAAAATTATGAAAGAGATATCAGAAATG ACTACCATCTCCAGAGGGTGAGGAAAGTTGCTGCTGTTGTAAACGAAGACAAAACTCAACAGAAACCCGCTGCCCATCTGCAGATGGACCCTGATGCACAGTATGACAAAG aTAAACCTATCTCAGCTCTACGGTGGAAATCAAATGGGAAGAGATCGTTTGTGAAAGACGGACTCACTGTCGTTGAGGAAGGGATTCGGGTGGAGAAAGAAGGGAACTATTTCATCTACAGCAACGTCGTGTTTTACGGTAACCAGACTAAGGAACTCGATGTCCCCAAACTTTATCATCTCGTGTACAAACGCGTTCCCACGACACCAAGGTCTACAGTCCAACAGCTGTCGTCCAACCCCCAGTCGACTTGTAAAATCCGACGAGGAAAGCCCGCCTTCGCGACATCCTACATCGGCGCTGTCTACCACCTGGAGGCCGGGGCCACGGTGATGGTGAAGACGTCGTCGGTGGAGAGACTAGTCAAACAGCCACAGTCGACGTACTTCGGAATTTACATGATTTAA